A region from the Francisella orientalis FNO12 genome encodes:
- a CDS encoding cold-shock protein yields MDNKSQGTVKFFNNQKGFGFISPENGGKDVFVHISKLNGETLAEGQQVTFETQEGRKGPEAINIEVL; encoded by the coding sequence ATGGATAATAAATCACAAGGTACAGTAAAGTTTTTCAACAACCAAAAAGGATTCGGTTTCATCTCTCCTGAGAATGGTGGCAAAGATGTATTTGTACATATTTCAAAACTTAATGGTGAAACACTTGCTGAAGGTCAACAAGTTACTTTTGAAACTCAAGAAGGTAGAAAAGGCCCTGAAGCTATAAATATTGAGGTACTATAA
- the rpsU gene encoding 30S ribosomal protein S21, producing the protein MPSIRVDERKPFDISLRNFKRACEKAGIKQELRDRQHYVKPTEKRKIAKRQAVKKARIAQRRAYI; encoded by the coding sequence ATGCCAAGTATTAGAGTAGATGAGCGCAAACCATTTGATATAAGCCTAAGAAACTTCAAGCGTGCTTGCGAGAAAGCTGGTATCAAGCAAGAGCTTAGAGATAGGCAGCACTACGTAAAGCCAACTGAGAAAAGAAAAATAGCAAAACGTCAAGCTGTTAAAAAAGCTAGAATTGCTCAAAGAAGAGCTTACATCTAA
- the glmS gene encoding glutamine--fructose-6-phosphate transaminase (isomerizing) → MCGIVGANSTRNVTNILIEGLKKLEYRGYDSAGLAVIDDHNQIDICKEVGKVIELEKAVHSLSNFKGNIGIAHTRWATHGKPSKENSHPHASEKFCIVHNGVIENFAELKKSLISEGYLFKSDTDTEVVAHLLDREWNDSKSIIDNIKIITKLLKGAYALAIISQKFTDKIVVVRSGSPLVIGVGIDENFISSDTLSLLPVTNRFSYLDEGDIAIISKLDVKVFDSKGISKNLEVKEYNYSSSSATKDGYKHYMLKEIYEQPEAISNTIMASLNDGEISLDNFDREAQKLFEKTKHISIVACGTSYNAGMAAKYWIEKYAKIPCSVEIASEIRYRDNIVVDGSLFVSISQSGETADTLESLRKSKKQNYIGSMCICNVPNSSLVRESDIAFMTKAGVEIGVASTKAFTTQLVALAIFTLVMSKLKGSLSDDEIVKYTEELNNIRALVMGALKLDPEIDEISEYFSDKEHTIFLGRGLYYPIAVEGALKLKEISYIHAEAYPSGELKHGPLALVDKHMPIVAMVPNDDLLDKTLSNLQEVHARGGKLILFVDKVIKDKVSFDNSIVLELDGGHDFSAPIVFTIPLQLLSYHVAIIKGTDVDQPRNLAKSVTVE, encoded by the coding sequence ATGTGTGGGATAGTAGGTGCCAATTCTACAAGAAATGTTACAAATATTTTGATTGAAGGTTTGAAAAAACTTGAGTATCGTGGCTATGATTCTGCTGGTTTGGCAGTCATTGATGATCATAATCAGATAGATATATGTAAAGAAGTAGGTAAGGTTATTGAGTTAGAAAAAGCAGTTCACAGCTTATCAAATTTTAAGGGTAATATCGGTATTGCTCATACTAGATGGGCGACTCATGGTAAACCTTCCAAAGAAAATTCTCATCCACATGCTTCGGAGAAATTTTGCATAGTACATAATGGTGTAATTGAGAATTTTGCTGAATTAAAAAAATCATTAATTAGTGAGGGTTATCTCTTTAAATCAGATACGGATACTGAAGTTGTAGCGCATCTATTAGATAGAGAATGGAATGATTCTAAATCTATTATTGATAATATCAAGATTATAACTAAGCTTTTAAAAGGAGCATATGCCTTAGCAATAATTTCACAAAAATTTACTGATAAGATTGTAGTTGTGCGTTCAGGCTCTCCTCTAGTTATAGGAGTGGGTATTGATGAGAATTTTATTTCATCTGATACGTTATCACTATTACCAGTTACTAATAGATTCTCTTATCTTGATGAGGGCGATATAGCTATTATATCTAAACTAGATGTTAAAGTCTTTGATAGTAAAGGAATATCTAAGAATTTAGAAGTTAAAGAATATAACTACTCATCTTCAAGTGCGACTAAAGATGGTTATAAGCATTATATGCTTAAAGAAATATATGAGCAACCAGAAGCTATATCAAATACTATAATGGCATCATTAAATGATGGTGAGATTAGTTTGGATAATTTTGATAGAGAGGCTCAAAAGCTATTTGAGAAAACTAAACATATAAGTATAGTTGCATGTGGTACTAGCTATAATGCTGGAATGGCGGCAAAATACTGGATAGAAAAGTATGCAAAAATCCCATGTAGTGTTGAGATAGCTAGTGAAATTAGATACAGAGATAATATAGTCGTCGATGGCTCATTATTTGTCAGTATCTCACAATCTGGAGAAACTGCGGATACTTTAGAGTCTCTGAGAAAAAGTAAAAAGCAAAACTACATTGGTAGTATGTGTATTTGTAATGTGCCAAATAGCTCTTTAGTTCGAGAGTCTGACATTGCTTTTATGACAAAAGCAGGTGTTGAGATTGGTGTTGCATCAACAAAGGCATTTACAACACAGTTAGTAGCATTGGCAATATTTACACTTGTAATGTCTAAATTGAAGGGAAGTTTGTCAGACGATGAAATAGTAAAATATACTGAAGAACTTAATAACATCCGTGCATTAGTTATGGGTGCATTGAAATTAGATCCTGAAATAGACGAGATAAGTGAATACTTCTCTGATAAGGAGCATACAATATTTTTAGGAAGGGGATTGTATTACCCGATAGCAGTAGAGGGCGCTTTAAAACTTAAAGAAATATCTTATATTCATGCTGAAGCTTACCCCTCAGGTGAGCTAAAACATGGACCGCTAGCATTAGTAGATAAACATATGCCAATAGTTGCTATGGTACCTAATGATGATTTATTGGACAAAACTCTTTCTAATCTTCAAGAAGTTCACGCTAGAGGAGGAAAGCTAATTCTTTTTGTAGATAAGGTAATAAAAGATAAGGTTAGCTTTGATAATAGTATCGTCTTGGAGTTAGATGGCGGACATGATTTTAGTGCGCCAATAGTATTTACCATACCACTTCAGCTTTTATCCTATCATGTGGCTATAATTAAAGGTACAGATGTAGATCAGCCTCGAAACCTAGCTAAGTCTGTTACTGTAGAATAG
- the map gene encoding type I methionyl aminopeptidase, with translation MSKIIIKTPDEIEKIRVAGKLAAEVLEMITPYVKEGITTAELDQICHDYIVKEQDAYPAPLNYHGFPKSICTSINHVVCHGIPADKKLKNDDILNIDITVKKDDYHGDTSKMFMIGEPSGMAKKLVEVTYECLWKGIEVVKPGNHFGDIGAVIEKHAKKYGYSIVDAFCGHGIGASFHEPPHVMHHGKAGTGAKFEEGMIFTIEPMINIGKRAVSVLKDGWTAVTKDRSLSAQWEHTILVTKDGYEVLTLREEERS, from the coding sequence ATGAGTAAAATAATAATTAAAACTCCAGATGAAATAGAGAAGATTCGGGTTGCTGGTAAATTAGCAGCAGAAGTTTTGGAAATGATAACTCCCTATGTAAAAGAAGGGATAACAACAGCTGAGTTAGATCAGATCTGTCATGACTATATAGTCAAAGAACAGGATGCTTATCCTGCACCATTGAATTATCACGGTTTTCCTAAATCTATCTGTACATCTATAAATCATGTAGTTTGCCATGGAATTCCTGCTGATAAGAAATTAAAAAATGACGATATTTTAAACATAGATATTACTGTAAAAAAAGATGACTATCATGGTGACACTAGTAAGATGTTTATGATTGGCGAACCTTCGGGGATGGCTAAAAAATTAGTTGAAGTTACTTACGAATGTCTTTGGAAAGGTATAGAAGTTGTTAAGCCTGGTAATCATTTTGGCGATATTGGCGCTGTAATAGAAAAGCATGCTAAAAAATATGGCTATTCTATAGTTGATGCTTTTTGCGGTCATGGAATAGGTGCAAGCTTTCATGAGCCTCCACATGTAATGCATCATGGTAAAGCTGGCACAGGTGCTAAATTTGAAGAGGGTATGATTTTTACAATTGAGCCAATGATAAATATTGGTAAAAGAGCCGTATCTGTGTTAAAAGATGGTTGGACAGCTGTAACAAAAGATAGATCTCTATCAGCTCAGTGGGAGCATACAATCTTAGTTACGAAGGATGGTTACGAAGTTCTAACATTAAGAGAAGAAGAAAGAAGCTAA